Proteins encoded in a region of the Coprothermobacter sp. genome:
- a CDS encoding YHS domain-containing protein: MSKTHVNEFDPVCGMLLKDTNEVKTEEFEGKTYGFCSQKCKDLFRGNPKKYIENPASHKGMPAPREVPEKH, from the coding sequence ATGAGCAAGACGCATGTTAACGAGTTCGATCCAGTCTGTGGCATGTTGCTCAAGGACACGAACGAAGTGAAAACCGAGGAGTTCGAAGGCAAGACCTACGGCTTCTGCAGCCAGAAGTGCAAGGACTTGTTCCGTGGAAATCCCAAGAAGTACATCGAGAACCCGGCATCGCACAAAGGAATGCCAGCACCCAGAGAGGTTCCCGAGAAGCACTAA